TCGTTAGCGAGGATTCGGTCGACCGTCCCGGCGCTTCAGCTGCGCGCCGATACCTGACAGTGTAGCCGAGCGACCTGGCGCGTCAGCTGGAAACGCTTGTTAGCCACTCGACCGACGCCGATGATGCTCCGGATCACGAACCGCATGTAGGCAGGCGACCACGATGATCCCGGCGTCATCGATGCGGTAGTACAGACAGTATGGGAAGCGCGGCAGCAAGAAGCGGCGAGATCTACGGAAGACAACGGGATGTGCGGCAGGGAAACCGAGAATGGAGTCCACCGCCGTATCCACGGCATCAATGAACTCGTCGCCGAGACCCGGTCGCTGGAGTTCATACCACTCGCGCGCCTCCGCCACATCTGCGACTGCCGATGTGAGGAACCAGGCGCTGCGCACGCCGGTCAGCCGCGAAGCCGCCGCTTGGCGTCGTCCCAGGAGATGACTGCAGCGTCGCCGCTGTCGAGCTCGTCGAGCCTCCGATCAAGCACCTTCTGCTGCGCCGAAGTGATATGCAACTCCTCGGGCTTGGTGCGGAGGCTGTCCCACAGGTCTCCGATCAAGGCGAGACGCTCCTCAGGCGCGAGCTTGTTGATGTCGATCGCTGGTGTACTCATGATTCGATGATACGCCCCGAGCCTTACCAGAACCAAACCGGATTCTTGCTGTGGCTAACGTCTTGGCGCTTCAGCTGCGAACGAGCGACTGCAGTTCAGCCTAGCGCGTGCGTGAGTCGGCTGGGAGCACTTGTTAGACGCGACGCCATCGGTCTCCTAGGGAGCGGAGATGTTTCCCTGGTCCTTGATGGCCTGGGGGACGATGGTCCTTTGGAGGCCGGTCTTGTCCTCGACAAC
The sequence above is drawn from the Anaerosoma tenue genome and encodes:
- a CDS encoding type II toxin-antitoxin system RelE/ParE family toxin; the encoded protein is MRSAWFLTSAVADVAEAREWYELQRPGLGDEFIDAVDTAVDSILGFPAAHPVVFRRSRRFLLPRFPYCLYYRIDDAGIIVVACLHAVRDPEHHRRRSSG
- a CDS encoding addiction module protein; translated protein: MSTPAIDINKLAPEERLALIGDLWDSLRTKPEELHITSAQQKVLDRRLDELDSGDAAVISWDDAKRRLRG